One Chitinophagales bacterium genomic window carries:
- the glyQS gene encoding glycine--tRNA ligase, with protein sequence MSSTMTSEEVFKEIIAHCKEYGFIFPSSEIYDGLGAVYDYGPYGCELKKNIQDFWWRSMVQLNENIVGIDAAIFMHPKTWKASGHIDAFNDPLIDNKDSKKRYRADVLIEQAIEKLQAKIEREAEKAQKKFGEAFDREKFLATNPNVQRLSRKIAETQSRLKKALDENDLSALRQIIVDLDIACEVSGSKNWTEVRQFNLMFATQLGSLAEEASTIYLRPETAQGIFVNFLNVLNTARQKIPFGIAQVGKAFRNEIVARQFIFRTREFEQMEMQFFVRPGEEMKWYEYWKQERMRWHRALGLPAAKLRFLDHLKTAHYANAAVDIQYEFPFGFRELEGIHSRTDFDLKNHQELSGKKMQYFDPELNQSYIPYVVETSAGLNRTLFAVIANGYTHEQLPDGSSRVVLRIAPFLAPVKVAIFPLVKKDGLPEKARAIMDQLKYEFQCFYEEKDTIGRRYRRQDAIGTPYCITIDHQTLQDNTVTIRERDTMQQERVDISRIADIVRARVDWVKALR encoded by the coding sequence ATGAGTTCCACTATGACAAGCGAAGAAGTTTTTAAAGAAATTATTGCACATTGCAAAGAATACGGCTTCATATTTCCATCCAGTGAAATTTATGACGGATTGGGGGCGGTATATGACTATGGCCCCTACGGATGTGAGCTGAAAAAAAATATTCAGGATTTCTGGTGGCGTAGCATGGTGCAGCTCAATGAAAACATCGTAGGCATTGATGCGGCTATTTTCATGCATCCTAAAACATGGAAAGCCTCCGGGCACATAGATGCATTCAACGATCCGCTGATTGACAACAAAGACTCAAAGAAACGATACCGGGCAGATGTACTCATTGAACAGGCCATAGAAAAACTGCAGGCAAAAATTGAAAGGGAAGCAGAAAAGGCGCAAAAGAAATTTGGCGAAGCTTTTGACAGGGAAAAATTTCTCGCCACCAATCCCAATGTGCAGCGCCTCAGTCGCAAGATAGCAGAAACTCAAAGCCGGTTGAAAAAAGCCCTGGATGAGAACGATCTGTCAGCTTTAAGACAGATTATTGTTGATCTGGATATTGCCTGTGAAGTGTCCGGATCAAAAAACTGGACTGAAGTGCGGCAGTTTAACCTGATGTTTGCTACCCAGCTGGGCTCGTTGGCCGAAGAAGCCAGCACCATCTATCTGCGTCCGGAAACAGCTCAGGGTATCTTCGTGAATTTTCTTAACGTGCTCAATACAGCCCGTCAAAAAATTCCTTTCGGAATAGCGCAGGTAGGGAAGGCCTTTAGAAATGAAATAGTAGCCCGTCAGTTTATCTTTCGCACCCGCGAGTTTGAGCAGATGGAGATGCAGTTTTTTGTACGGCCGGGAGAGGAGATGAAATGGTACGAATACTGGAAACAGGAGCGCATGCGGTGGCACCGGGCTCTGGGATTGCCAGCGGCAAAACTGCGCTTTCTGGATCATCTTAAAACAGCGCATTATGCCAATGCTGCTGTGGACATTCAATATGAATTTCCGTTCGGTTTTCGTGAACTGGAGGGCATTCATTCCCGCACAGATTTTGACCTGAAAAATCACCAGGAACTATCAGGAAAAAAAATGCAATATTTTGATCCTGAGTTGAACCAGAGTTATATTCCTTATGTGGTAGAGACATCTGCCGGTCTGAATCGTACTCTCTTTGCGGTCATTGCCAACGGTTATACCCACGAGCAATTGCCTGACGGTTCATCACGGGTAGTGTTGCGCATAGCTCCTTTTCTTGCCCCGGTGAAAGTGGCCATTTTCCCGCTGGTGAAAAAAGATGGCCTGCCGGAAAAAGCCCGTGCAATTATGGATCAGCTCAAATATGAGTTTCAGTGTTTTTATGAAGAAAAAGACACTATCGGCAGGCGATACCGCAGACAGGATGCTATTGGCACTCCTTATTGCATTACCATAGACCACCAGACACTGCAGGACAATACAGTCACCATACGTGAACGGGACACTATGCAACAGGAGCGCGTAGATATCTCCCGTATAGCGGACATTGTGCGTGCACGCGTTGACTGGGTGAAAGCATTACGTTGA
- a CDS encoding O-methyltransferase: protein MHTELMVLIEERILQYCESCTKPASALLRELERETHLKTLYPQMLSGPIQGKFLSLLSSMLRPNAILELGTFTGYSAICLAEGLSIGGVLHTIESNEELEPLIRKYITQAGLTDKVILHIGTAEEVVPSLDLVFDLVFIDADKPAYPAYYDLVFDKVRTGGFILADNALWSGKVLDANQDRETSGIHAFNLKVKNDPRVDNVLLPVRDGLMLIRKCV from the coding sequence ATGCATACAGAGCTCATGGTATTGATAGAAGAACGCATCCTGCAGTATTGCGAATCGTGCACCAAGCCCGCATCTGCCCTGCTGCGCGAACTGGAAAGGGAAACGCATCTTAAAACTTTGTATCCGCAAATGCTTTCCGGACCTATCCAGGGAAAGTTTCTCAGCCTCCTCAGCAGCATGCTCCGTCCAAACGCCATACTGGAACTGGGCACTTTTACCGGATATTCGGCTATCTGTCTTGCCGAGGGACTTTCTATTGGTGGAGTACTGCACACCATTGAGTCCAATGAAGAACTGGAACCGCTTATCAGAAAATATATCACGCAGGCTGGCCTAACAGACAAGGTCATTCTCCATATCGGAACGGCAGAAGAAGTGGTGCCTTCACTGGATTTGGTCTTTGATCTGGTCTTTATTGATGCCGACAAGCCTGCCTATCCGGCTTACTACGACCTGGTTTTTGACAAGGTACGCACAGGAGGCTTTATTCTTGCCGACAATGCGCTGTGGAGCGGTAAAGTACTGGATGCAAACCAGGACCGGGAAACCAGCGGCATACATGCCTTTAATCTAAAGGTTAAAAACGACCCCCGCGTAGATAATGTGCTTCTGCCCGTAAGAGACGGGCTCATGTTAATAAGAAAGTGTGTTTAG